One stretch of Balneola sp. MJW-20 DNA includes these proteins:
- the metH gene encoding methionine synthase has product MNTLPIKLSGLESFETNANSNFVNVGERTNVTGSRAFLRCIKEQDYQQALKVAVDQVEGGAQILDVNMDEGLLDSAKEMTHFLNLIASEPDIARIPIMVDSSKWEVILAGLKCIQGKGIVNSLSLKDGETEFLRRASIVKKLGAAVIAMAFDEDGQADTLERRKEICSRAYHLLRDEVGMDPSDIILDPNIFPVATGMEEHRRNALDYFLAAKWIRENLPGAHIIGGVSNVSFSFRGNNRVREAIHSAFLYHAIEHGMDMGIVNPTQLEIYDDIPEDLLNRVEDVLFDKRDDATERLLEIAEKYKDEGGLVQEKKNQEWREKPVKERLTYSLVKGINDYIDEDVEEARQLYASPLEVIEGPLMDGMNVVGDLFGEGKMFLPQVVKSARVMKQAVAFLTPFIEEEKKANKDTKQQPTILLATVKGDVHDIGKNIVSVVLACNNYKIIDLGVMVPTEKIIDEAIKHNVDAIGLSGLITPSLDEMIYVAKEMESRGLNIPLLIGGATTSRLHTAVKIAPQYSGIATHVLDASKAVTVAGDILSDQKSTAFIEDLNSEYDQLREQHANRTNKKDLLAIDEARENRFKGQWEDLNTQKPAFIGNKYFNDYQISELRNFIDWSPFFRTWMLTGKYPHILEDKVIGEQALTLYKDANALIDRIVEEDLLKAKAVIGFYPAAAVGDDILLYDDEEEKKVLTKFHFLRQQSRKRTGQVNSCLSDFIRPEKVSGTDYMGLFAVTAGIGIEKMIEEFEQNNDEYNIILVKAVADRLAEAFAERMHQRVRTEFWAYADTEDLNNEQLIQEEYRGIRPAPGYPACPDHTEKITLFDLLKVEENIGIRLTESCAMYPASSVSGFYFSHPGSSYFRVGNIAKDQVEDYSRRKGQSVEKTEKWLASIIDYNH; this is encoded by the coding sequence ATGAATACCCTTCCTATTAAGCTAAGCGGCCTGGAATCATTCGAAACGAATGCTAATTCGAATTTTGTCAATGTCGGGGAGCGAACCAATGTAACCGGTTCAAGAGCCTTTCTTCGCTGTATCAAAGAACAGGATTATCAGCAGGCCCTGAAAGTAGCGGTTGATCAGGTAGAGGGCGGCGCTCAGATCCTGGATGTGAATATGGATGAAGGTTTATTGGATAGCGCAAAGGAGATGACCCATTTCCTGAACCTGATCGCTTCTGAACCGGATATAGCAAGAATTCCGATCATGGTGGATTCCTCAAAGTGGGAAGTAATTCTGGCCGGTTTAAAGTGCATACAGGGAAAAGGGATCGTTAATTCCCTCAGCCTTAAAGACGGTGAGACTGAATTTCTTCGCAGAGCATCGATCGTTAAAAAATTAGGAGCTGCAGTTATCGCGATGGCTTTTGATGAAGACGGGCAGGCCGATACCCTTGAAAGAAGAAAGGAGATATGCAGCAGGGCTTACCATTTGCTTCGTGATGAAGTCGGGATGGATCCATCCGATATCATTTTAGACCCGAATATATTTCCGGTGGCAACCGGAATGGAAGAACACCGAAGAAATGCACTGGATTATTTTCTCGCAGCTAAATGGATCAGGGAAAATCTGCCCGGAGCACATATTATCGGCGGAGTCAGTAATGTATCTTTTTCCTTTCGGGGTAATAACAGGGTAAGAGAGGCTATTCACTCTGCCTTCCTGTACCACGCCATCGAACATGGCATGGATATGGGTATCGTAAACCCCACGCAGCTTGAGATCTATGATGACATTCCCGAAGACCTGCTGAACAGGGTTGAGGATGTACTCTTTGACAAAAGAGACGATGCAACAGAGCGGTTGCTTGAAATTGCAGAGAAATACAAAGATGAAGGAGGACTGGTTCAGGAAAAAAAGAATCAGGAATGGAGAGAAAAGCCCGTAAAAGAGCGATTAACGTATTCTCTGGTAAAAGGTATCAATGACTACATTGACGAGGATGTGGAGGAAGCCAGGCAGCTCTATGCGAGCCCTCTGGAAGTTATTGAGGGCCCTCTCATGGATGGTATGAATGTAGTAGGGGATCTGTTCGGAGAAGGTAAGATGTTTCTGCCTCAGGTAGTGAAAAGTGCCCGGGTTATGAAACAAGCGGTGGCTTTCCTGACACCATTTATAGAGGAAGAAAAGAAAGCGAATAAAGATACCAAACAGCAGCCCACAATTTTGCTGGCCACAGTAAAAGGGGACGTACATGATATCGGAAAGAATATTGTTAGTGTAGTACTCGCCTGTAATAACTATAAGATCATAGATCTCGGGGTGATGGTACCGACCGAAAAGATCATTGATGAAGCAATTAAGCACAATGTAGATGCCATCGGTCTGAGTGGCCTGATCACACCATCACTCGATGAAATGATCTATGTGGCAAAAGAAATGGAAAGCAGGGGGCTTAATATTCCACTTCTTATAGGTGGAGCCACCACTTCAAGATTACACACAGCAGTTAAGATCGCTCCGCAATACAGCGGAATTGCTACTCATGTTCTGGATGCATCAAAGGCTGTTACGGTTGCCGGCGATATCCTGAGTGATCAAAAGAGCACTGCATTCATTGAAGATCTGAATAGTGAGTATGATCAACTGAGGGAACAGCATGCGAACCGAACCAATAAAAAAGATCTATTAGCCATAGACGAAGCCAGAGAAAATCGGTTTAAAGGGCAATGGGAAGATCTTAACACCCAAAAGCCTGCATTTATCGGGAATAAATACTTTAATGACTATCAAATTAGTGAACTTAGAAATTTTATAGACTGGTCACCTTTTTTCAGAACCTGGATGCTTACTGGGAAGTATCCGCATATTCTGGAGGATAAAGTGATTGGTGAGCAGGCTCTGACTTTGTATAAGGATGCAAATGCTTTAATTGACCGAATTGTAGAAGAAGATCTACTCAAGGCAAAGGCCGTCATTGGCTTTTATCCGGCTGCAGCTGTAGGCGATGATATACTTCTTTACGACGATGAAGAGGAAAAGAAGGTATTAACCAAATTTCATTTTCTGCGGCAACAAAGCAGGAAAAGAACCGGACAGGTCAATAGTTGCCTATCTGATTTTATCCGCCCGGAAAAGGTATCCGGTACAGATTATATGGGCCTCTTTGCAGTTACTGCAGGAATTGGAATAGAAAAGATGATTGAAGAATTTGAACAGAATAATGATGAGTATAATATAATTCTGGTCAAAGCTGTTGCCGATCGTCTTGCTGAAGCTTTCGCAGAAAGGATGCATCAAAGAGTAAGAACAGAGTTCTGGGCCTATGCAGATACCGAAGACCTGAATAATGAGCAACTCATTCAGGAAGAATACCGCGGAATCAGGCCTGCCCCGGGCTACCCGGCCTGCCCGGATCACACGGAAAAGATCACTTTATTTGACCTGCTCAAAGTAGAGGAAAACATAGGAATTCGTTTAACCGAATCTTGTGCAATGTACCCGGCATCATCAGTGAGTGGGTTTTATTTCTCTCACCCCGGATCCTCATATTTCCGAGTTGGAAACATAGCAAAGGATCAGGTTGAAGATTATTCAAGAAGAAAAGGGCAGTCGGTAGAAAAAACCGAAAAATGGCTGGCATCAATTATCGATTATAATCATTAA
- a CDS encoding RDD family protein, whose product MEQDPKQIVTPYAFEVHPELLGLPLATPKRRLAALLLDLLVASVLTALGSLFLAVAASILFFWLAIRERSAIWWKNLLQFGTASFLSIGVFVLTIVITDADKNKADISSSQVITAQNADIDWGQLGQQLSEVQNSDSDTKVDQLENLGLQLISKLADSRNSDYVISDEIYTDQFILSLRDLGFAISVRDTTAMDSLIADIYPVLAGPELKAKDKKIRELLLDKSNLIQENEELDEQIANPSFKRIVSAAASDFGLSVGWIGVYFVLCLATFKGQTIGKKVLSIRVVRLNKQSIGLWYSFERFGGYFAGLATGLLGFMQIFWDANRQGIHDKIAGTVVTDLRPASIEKYNALRNKIISEENLLD is encoded by the coding sequence ATGGAACAAGATCCTAAACAGATCGTCACACCTTATGCATTTGAGGTTCACCCTGAGCTTTTAGGGCTCCCCCTTGCAACTCCGAAAAGAAGACTTGCGGCATTACTTCTGGATCTTCTGGTGGCATCCGTTCTTACCGCATTGGGTTCCCTATTCCTTGCTGTAGCTGCATCTATTCTTTTCTTTTGGCTTGCCATTAGAGAACGAAGTGCTATCTGGTGGAAAAACCTGTTGCAATTTGGTACTGCGTCATTTCTCTCCATCGGAGTATTTGTTTTGACAATTGTTATTACCGATGCCGACAAAAATAAGGCAGATATTTCATCCAGCCAGGTTATTACCGCTCAAAACGCTGATATTGACTGGGGTCAACTGGGGCAGCAGTTATCAGAAGTTCAGAATAGTGATTCTGATACTAAGGTTGATCAACTCGAGAATCTGGGTCTGCAATTAATCTCAAAACTTGCTGACTCAAGAAATAGTGACTATGTAATTTCTGATGAGATATATACTGATCAGTTCATTCTAAGCCTGCGTGATCTTGGATTTGCGATCAGCGTACGTGATACCACAGCGATGGATTCCCTGATCGCTGACATCTATCCGGTTCTGGCTGGACCAGAGCTTAAAGCAAAAGACAAGAAAATAAGAGAATTGCTTCTTGATAAAAGTAACCTAATACAAGAGAATGAGGAACTGGATGAGCAAATCGCCAATCCGTCCTTTAAGAGAATAGTATCTGCTGCTGCCTCGGATTTTGGACTGAGCGTAGGCTGGATTGGGGTCTATTTCGTCTTATGTCTTGCTACCTTTAAAGGTCAGACAATCGGAAAAAAAGTATTAAGCATTCGGGTAGTAAGGCTGAACAAACAATCTATTGGATTATGGTACTCTTTTGAGCGATTCGGCGGTTATTTTGCCGGACTGGCTACAGGCCTTCTGGGCTTTATGCAGATCTTCTGGGATGCAAATCGTCAGGGAATACATGATAAGATCGCAGGCACAGTAGTCACAGACCTTCGCCCAGCCAGTATTGAGAAATACAACGCCCTAAGAAACAAGATAATCAGCGAAGAAAACCTGCTGGACTAG
- the metF gene encoding methylenetetrahydrofolate reductase [NAD(P)H], giving the protein MKITEHLNTAKDTLFSFEVLPPLKGQNINSLFDHMDPLMEFKPPFVDVTYHREEYVYKKRDNGLLERKTVRKRPGTVGICAAIQNKYKVDAVPHIICGGFTREETENALIDLNFLGIENLLLIQGDSRSPEKRFVPEPDGNEYASDLIEQVVNLNKGEYLDDEIQNPTASNFCIGVAGYPEKHFAAPNLDTDLKYLKMKVDLGADYIVTQMFFDNKVYFDFVEKCKAKGIDIPIIPGIKPITSKTHTSILPQMFSVDLPYELSKELDSCKDNDAAKVVGTEWAIEQCKELIDYGVPVLHFYSMGRSNPVYEVAKALF; this is encoded by the coding sequence ATGAAGATCACCGAACATCTTAACACCGCAAAAGACACGCTATTCTCATTTGAAGTACTGCCTCCTTTAAAAGGGCAGAATATCAATTCATTGTTTGATCACATGGATCCGCTGATGGAGTTTAAACCTCCTTTTGTGGATGTTACCTACCACCGAGAGGAATATGTTTACAAAAAAAGGGATAACGGACTGCTGGAGCGGAAAACGGTCCGAAAGAGACCCGGTACGGTCGGTATATGTGCTGCCATACAGAATAAATATAAGGTTGATGCTGTCCCGCATATAATCTGTGGTGGATTTACCAGAGAAGAAACTGAAAATGCACTTATTGATCTCAATTTTCTGGGAATAGAAAATTTACTGCTGATCCAGGGAGACAGCAGGTCTCCTGAAAAAAGATTTGTCCCGGAGCCGGATGGTAATGAATATGCCTCAGACCTTATCGAACAGGTAGTTAACTTAAACAAAGGAGAATACCTGGATGACGAGATTCAGAATCCGACTGCTTCCAATTTTTGTATAGGGGTCGCAGGATACCCGGAAAAACATTTTGCGGCACCAAACCTGGATACTGATCTGAAATACCTGAAAATGAAGGTGGATCTCGGGGCCGATTATATTGTAACTCAAATGTTCTTTGATAATAAGGTTTACTTTGATTTTGTTGAGAAGTGCAAAGCGAAAGGAATTGATATCCCGATCATACCCGGTATAAAGCCTATTACCTCCAAAACACATACCAGCATACTCCCACAGATGTTCAGTGTTGATCTTCCTTACGAACTGAGTAAAGAGCTGGATAGCTGTAAAGATAATGATGCAGCCAAAGTAGTGGGTACGGAATGGGCGATCGAACAGTGTAAAGAACTTATAGACTACGGAGTACCCGTGCTTCACTTCTATTCTATGGGAAGGTCAAATCCGGTGTATGAAGTGGCAAAAGCCTTGTTTTAA
- the nuoH gene encoding NADH-quinone oxidoreductase subunit NuoH: MSSGGIDIFGLFFLPTWVAVLAVGMISYLNSAAILVYAERRIASFIQNRVGPNRVGPFGLFQPLADVVKLLLKEDVTPAQGYKVLHSVAPMIPVITALMSVAVIPFGENLYVTDINAGVLYILAVASLGVYGVTLAGWSSNSKYSLLGGLRAAAQMISYELPMGMAVASVVLVAGSLSMVDIAASQEHLWNVFINPIGAIIFIIAAFAEANRTPFDLVEAEQELVGGFHTEYSGMKFGMFFLAEYMHVFIGSILITTFFFGSYHLPFAGYWLPELDPLIKGILDVSVFSLKVVFWCFVFIWVRWTIPRFKYNQVMKLGWSRLLPLSILNFMIIATGMYIYHNFF, translated from the coding sequence ATGAGTTCAGGCGGAATCGATATTTTCGGATTATTTTTTCTACCCACCTGGGTGGCGGTATTAGCGGTCGGAATGATCAGCTATCTAAATTCAGCGGCCATTTTAGTTTATGCTGAAAGACGAATAGCTTCCTTTATCCAAAACCGGGTTGGACCCAACCGGGTTGGACCCTTCGGACTTTTTCAGCCATTAGCTGATGTAGTTAAGCTGTTGCTTAAAGAGGATGTCACACCGGCTCAGGGATACAAGGTTCTGCACTCTGTAGCCCCGATGATACCGGTCATCACAGCTCTTATGAGTGTCGCTGTTATTCCATTTGGTGAAAATTTATACGTAACCGACATCAACGCAGGAGTGTTATACATACTCGCTGTAGCTTCTCTGGGAGTATATGGCGTCACTCTGGCCGGATGGTCGTCGAATAGTAAATATTCTCTGCTCGGTGGTTTAAGAGCTGCTGCTCAAATGATCAGTTATGAACTTCCGATGGGTATGGCTGTTGCTTCCGTAGTATTGGTAGCAGGGTCACTGAGTATGGTTGATATTGCAGCTTCTCAGGAACATCTGTGGAACGTCTTTATTAACCCGATCGGAGCGATCATATTCATTATTGCTGCCTTTGCAGAAGCTAACCGAACTCCTTTCGATCTGGTAGAAGCTGAGCAGGAACTCGTTGGTGGATTTCACACAGAATACTCTGGTATGAAATTCGGAATGTTCTTTTTAGCTGAATACATGCATGTATTCATTGGCAGTATTCTGATCACAACATTCTTTTTCGGTAGTTATCACCTGCCCTTTGCCGGATACTGGTTACCCGAACTTGATCCTCTGATCAAAGGCATACTGGACGTAAGTGTGTTTTCATTGAAGGTGGTATTCTGGTGCTTTGTATTTATCTGGGTACGATGGACTATTCCAAGATTTAAATACAACCAGGTTATGAAGTTAGGCTGGAGCAGGTTACTACCGCTCAGTATTCTGAACTTCATGATCATTGCAACCGGTATGTATATTTATCATAACTTCTTCTGA
- a CDS encoding homocysteine S-methyltransferase family protein, with protein sequence MGTMIQRYSLEESDFRGERFKDHDSDLKGNNDLLSLTRPDIIKEIHEAYLEVGADIIETNTFSGTSIAQADYGLESVVYDLNFESARIAKEAADTFTERDPDKPRFVAGSLGPTNKTASISPDVTDPAFREVSFDDLVKAYREQAEGLLDGGVDLLLVETIFDTLNAKAALFALQELIEEREENVPIMVSGTITDASGRTLSGQTVEAFLISLSHAPILSIGLNCALGASQLKPYLKRLSNISPFFISAYPNAGLPNEFGEYDQSPEMMAEEVESYLKEGLVNVLGGCCGTTPDHIKKMVELSERYEPVKRVGD encoded by the coding sequence ATGGGTACAATGATCCAGAGGTATTCTCTGGAGGAAAGTGATTTCAGGGGTGAAAGATTTAAAGATCATGATAGTGATCTGAAGGGTAATAATGACTTATTAAGCCTGACCCGACCTGATATCATAAAAGAGATCCATGAAGCCTATCTGGAGGTAGGTGCAGATATTATTGAAACTAATACATTTAGCGGGACATCGATCGCACAGGCAGATTATGGACTGGAATCAGTGGTATATGATCTGAATTTTGAGTCCGCGCGCATCGCAAAAGAAGCTGCGGATACATTTACTGAAAGAGATCCAGATAAACCCAGATTTGTTGCGGGATCCCTGGGACCCACGAATAAGACCGCTTCCATATCCCCGGATGTTACAGACCCGGCTTTTCGAGAGGTTTCTTTTGATGACCTTGTCAAAGCCTATCGTGAACAGGCTGAGGGACTGCTTGATGGAGGAGTAGACCTTTTACTCGTGGAAACGATCTTTGACACACTGAATGCGAAGGCAGCACTTTTTGCGCTTCAGGAATTGATCGAGGAGCGTGAAGAAAATGTACCAATCATGGTATCCGGAACCATAACCGATGCCAGTGGCAGAACTCTCTCCGGACAGACGGTGGAAGCTTTTCTGATCTCTCTATCTCATGCACCTATCCTGAGCATTGGACTTAATTGTGCATTGGGTGCCAGTCAGCTAAAACCCTATCTGAAAAGATTATCAAATATTTCCCCATTCTTTATCAGTGCATATCCCAATGCAGGACTTCCGAATGAATTTGGTGAGTATGATCAAAGTCCGGAAATGATGGCTGAGGAGGTAGAGAGCTATCTAAAAGAAGGTTTAGTCAATGTACTGGGTGGTTGTTGTGGAACCACTCCCGATCATATCAAAAAAATGGTAGAGCTCTCGGAAAGATATGAACCGGTAAAAAGAGTGGGGGACTGA
- a CDS encoding 2Fe-2S iron-sulfur cluster-binding protein: protein MSEIFIDGTRYEFEGKPKLLQFILDQGKEVPFFCYHPAMSAPANCRQCYVKVGTPVKNQETGEYELDENGERVIRWFPKMQTSCSMDMQDGMVVHTQESSEEVARAQKDTMELILINHPLDCPICDQAGECPLQIQTYKYGPEGSRFEVKKVHKPKRIQLGPRVTLDAERCINCTRCVRFTEEISETNQLTITARGDKNYPITAPGQEFDDPYSMNTVDICPVGALTSTDFRFKARVWEMNQTPSIDITNGKGTNVDLWTRDNLILRITPRYNEAVNGHWMADEGRNAYRRFNENRISRPSIKLDGNNTSKTSWNNAIETLAETLESHTNEDILVIGSGHASVEENYSLMKIMNLYGVNDFVFNPHIENGKGDDFLLTDDQAPNTTGVRMLGYKETGEDQIKEKVSKAKVVIMLADELIDRGVLSSDDLKDTYTVFMSTNECDSSATADLVIPVTCIAEHASSYVNVEHRIQRSFPAKETRYTNRSLNLEMSEGRLDRYGTNFDNWVTEDNKIDCLPVWELMNHLSDRLNLNIQFGSSREIMNEISENVPAFSQVSFERMDDEMGIQLNAANKEEATA from the coding sequence ATGTCAGAAATATTTATAGACGGTACGAGATACGAATTTGAAGGTAAGCCGAAGCTTCTTCAATTCATTCTGGATCAGGGCAAAGAAGTTCCCTTTTTCTGTTACCACCCTGCTATGAGTGCCCCGGCAAACTGCCGGCAGTGCTACGTGAAGGTCGGAACCCCGGTCAAGAATCAGGAAACCGGTGAATACGAACTGGATGAGAACGGCGAACGGGTCATCAGATGGTTCCCGAAAATGCAGACATCCTGCAGTATGGATATGCAGGATGGTATGGTAGTACATACACAGGAAAGCAGTGAAGAAGTTGCAAGAGCTCAGAAAGATACCATGGAGCTCATCCTGATCAATCATCCGCTGGATTGCCCTATATGCGACCAGGCAGGTGAATGCCCGCTACAGATACAGACCTATAAATATGGACCCGAAGGAAGCCGTTTTGAGGTCAAAAAGGTCCATAAACCAAAGAGAATTCAACTAGGCCCACGTGTTACTCTTGATGCCGAAAGATGCATCAACTGTACCCGGTGTGTGAGGTTCACTGAAGAGATCAGTGAAACGAATCAGCTTACAATAACTGCACGTGGCGACAAAAACTATCCGATCACTGCTCCCGGACAGGAATTTGATGATCCGTATTCAATGAATACTGTGGACATCTGCCCTGTAGGTGCTCTTACATCTACTGATTTCAGGTTTAAAGCCCGGGTATGGGAAATGAACCAGACCCCGAGTATCGATATCACGAACGGGAAAGGTACCAATGTTGATCTGTGGACTCGTGATAACCTGATCTTACGTATTACCCCACGATATAATGAAGCAGTAAACGGTCACTGGATGGCCGATGAAGGCAGAAATGCTTACCGACGATTCAATGAGAACCGCATATCACGTCCTTCTATTAAGCTGGATGGTAATAATACTTCCAAAACCAGCTGGAATAATGCTATTGAAACCCTGGCTGAAACTCTTGAATCTCATACCAATGAAGACATACTGGTAATCGGTTCCGGTCATGCATCTGTGGAGGAAAATTATTCTCTGATGAAGATCATGAATCTTTATGGAGTCAATGATTTTGTTTTCAATCCACACATAGAAAATGGTAAAGGTGATGATTTCCTTCTGACAGACGATCAGGCACCTAATACTACCGGAGTCAGGATGCTGGGTTATAAAGAAACCGGAGAAGATCAGATCAAAGAAAAAGTTAGCAAGGCAAAAGTGGTAATTATGCTTGCTGATGAATTGATCGATCGCGGTGTATTGTCATCAGATGATCTAAAAGACACTTACACCGTCTTCATGTCAACGAATGAATGTGACAGCAGTGCAACAGCCGACCTTGTTATACCGGTCACCTGTATTGCTGAACATGCATCCAGCTATGTGAATGTTGAGCACAGGATTCAGAGATCCTTCCCTGCCAAGGAAACTCGCTATACCAACCGAAGTTTGAATCTGGAGATGTCAGAAGGCAGACTCGACCGTTACGGAACCAACTTTGACAACTGGGTTACCGAAGACAATAAGATCGACTGTTTACCTGTATGGGAATTGATGAATCACCTGAGTGACAGACTTAATCTGAATATTCAGTTTGGTTCTTCACGAGAGATCATGAATGAGATCTCAGAAAACGTACCTGCTTTCAGTCAGGTCAGTTTTGAAAGAATGGATGATGAAATGGGCATTCAGCTGAATGCTGCCAACAAAGAGGAGGCAACTGCATAA
- the nuoF gene encoding NADH-quinone oxidoreductase subunit NuoF, whose product MAVDWKSFTPVLIPDIPNLQDIDVYIKNGGYEALKKVVNENDWSPGQVINEVKDANIKGRGGAGFNAGLKWSFMPKPDGGPRYLACNGDESEPGTFKDRKIFEYNPHLFIEGALIAAYAMEVTTIYVYIRGEYYSWIKMMEKALQDAYDKGFIGKNICGSDFSVEFHVTGGAGAYICGEETSMLESLEGKRGYPRVKPPFPAQKGLWGRPTTINNIETLANVPGVINNGADWFRGIGAESHPGPVLYGISGHVNQPGVYELPTGVPIMDLINDVAGGMRNGKKVKALIPGGSSTPVLRGDSLEGVSMDADSLREAGSMMGTAGMIVMDEDTDMVETLWRISHFYHHESCGQCTPCREGTGWLEKILLKIRNGEGEIRDLDLLLDLTTQMEGRTICALADAAAWPVRYTIERFRDEFEARCKKSVHAVA is encoded by the coding sequence ATGGCTGTAGACTGGAAATCATTTACTCCTGTTCTTATACCTGATATTCCTAATCTTCAGGATATCGATGTGTATATCAAGAATGGTGGTTACGAAGCACTTAAAAAAGTAGTTAATGAAAATGACTGGTCACCCGGACAGGTGATCAATGAGGTCAAAGATGCCAATATCAAAGGTCGTGGTGGTGCCGGTTTTAATGCAGGGCTGAAATGGTCATTCATGCCAAAGCCTGACGGCGGACCCAGATATCTTGCCTGCAATGGTGATGAGTCAGAACCTGGTACTTTTAAAGACCGAAAGATATTCGAATATAATCCCCACCTTTTCATTGAAGGAGCCCTGATCGCTGCTTATGCAATGGAGGTCACTACTATTTATGTATATATCCGTGGTGAATATTATTCATGGATAAAGATGATGGAAAAAGCACTGCAGGATGCATATGACAAAGGCTTTATAGGAAAGAATATTTGCGGATCTGACTTCAGTGTTGAGTTTCATGTCACTGGCGGAGCCGGTGCCTATATCTGTGGAGAAGAAACCTCTATGCTTGAGTCTTTGGAAGGAAAAAGAGGATACCCACGAGTTAAACCTCCCTTCCCTGCTCAGAAAGGACTTTGGGGAAGACCCACTACCATTAATAACATTGAGACACTGGCGAATGTACCGGGTGTGATCAACAATGGAGCCGACTGGTTCAGGGGAATCGGTGCGGAAAGTCATCCCGGGCCTGTACTTTACGGTATTTCAGGTCATGTAAATCAGCCTGGTGTATATGAGTTGCCTACCGGTGTACCGATCATGGATCTGATCAATGACGTCGCCGGTGGCATGAGAAATGGCAAGAAAGTCAAGGCACTGATACCCGGTGGTTCATCAACTCCTGTACTCCGTGGAGACAGCCTGGAAGGTGTTTCAATGGATGCTGATAGTCTTCGTGAGGCCGGTTCCATGATGGGAACTGCAGGAATGATCGTAATGGATGAAGACACTGATATGGTCGAGACATTGTGGAGAATTTCTCATTTCTATCACCATGAATCCTGTGGTCAGTGTACTCCTTGCCGTGAAGGTACAGGCTGGCTGGAGAAGATATTACTTAAGATCAGAAATGGAGAAGGTGAGATAAGAGACCTAGACCTATTACTGGATCTTACTACTCAAATGGAAGGCAGAACCATTTGTGCACTGGCAGATGCAGCTGCATGGCCGGTACGATATACCATTGAGCGTTTCAGAGATGAATTTGAAGCCCGCTGCAAGAAAAGTGTTCACGCAGTAGCATAA